Proteins encoded by one window of Sphingomonas ginkgonis:
- a CDS encoding DUF885 domain-containing protein: MNRRNFLGTAGTALAVAASEAVAAPARKVAAATSGARDAELNAAFEQIFQDRVRRSPNLATSLGLDKGPNAALKSRFDTRPDAQARREDLALTRRDIAKVRAIGPAGLSPAAQLNREVVLYSLETQATSPARFDIDSAQRPYPITQQGGAYYSTPDFLNTAHTINDAADAEAYLARLAQFPTLLDNDSANQRAMAARGFLAPAWSIDLTLGQMRKLRAPAPEQNTLTRSLAGRAAKKGIAGDWQRRAALLVQQGVYPALDRQIALMEQLKTTTRAGDGAWRLDNGAAIYAEALRQATTTNFSPDEVHRMGLAQVAEISAQLDTILKSQGMSQGTVGQRLAALNRDPKQLYPDTPEGRAALLQSLNVGVKDMYARLPADFATLPNAPLEIRAVPVEIQDGASNGYYQRAALDGSRSAIYFINLKDLGDWPKFSLPTLSYHEGVPGHHLQISLAQESKDIPTLRKLGFFSAYSEGWALYAEQVADELGVYANDPLGKAGFLQSYLFRAARLVVDTGLHSKRWSREQATDYMVQTSGFARPRSQREVERYCTMIGQACSYKLGHIAWTRARAEAQKALGSRFNIKQFHEVLKDGAMPLTILERRVRERTAALQA, from the coding sequence ATGAACCGCCGTAATTTCCTCGGTACCGCGGGGACCGCTCTTGCCGTCGCCGCCTCGGAGGCGGTTGCCGCCCCAGCTCGCAAGGTCGCCGCAGCCACGAGTGGTGCCCGCGATGCGGAGCTCAACGCCGCGTTCGAACAAATCTTCCAGGACCGGGTGCGCCGCTCCCCGAATCTCGCGACCTCGCTCGGCCTCGACAAGGGTCCGAACGCTGCGCTCAAGTCACGCTTCGACACCCGTCCGGACGCACAGGCGCGGCGCGAGGACCTGGCGCTCACCCGCCGCGACATTGCCAAGGTCCGCGCAATTGGTCCGGCCGGCCTCTCGCCCGCCGCCCAGCTCAATCGCGAGGTGGTGCTCTATTCGCTGGAGACGCAGGCGACCTCGCCGGCTCGCTTCGACATCGATAGCGCGCAGCGGCCCTACCCGATCACGCAGCAGGGCGGCGCCTATTACTCGACGCCCGACTTTCTCAATACCGCGCACACGATCAACGACGCCGCAGACGCAGAAGCCTATCTGGCCCGCCTGGCTCAGTTCCCGACCCTGCTCGACAACGACAGCGCCAACCAGCGCGCGATGGCCGCTCGCGGCTTCCTCGCACCGGCTTGGTCGATCGACCTGACGCTGGGCCAGATGCGCAAGTTGCGCGCCCCTGCGCCCGAGCAGAACACGCTGACCCGCTCGCTTGCCGGACGCGCGGCCAAGAAGGGCATCGCCGGCGATTGGCAGCGGCGCGCCGCCCTACTGGTCCAGCAGGGCGTCTACCCGGCGCTGGATCGCCAGATCGCGCTCATGGAGCAGCTGAAGACCACTACCCGGGCCGGCGACGGTGCCTGGCGCCTCGACAATGGCGCTGCCATCTACGCGGAGGCGCTCCGCCAGGCGACCACCACCAACTTCTCGCCCGACGAGGTCCATCGCATGGGCCTCGCCCAAGTGGCGGAAATCAGCGCGCAGCTCGACACGATCCTCAAGAGCCAGGGCATGAGCCAAGGCACGGTCGGGCAGCGTCTGGCCGCGCTCAACCGCGATCCGAAGCAGCTCTACCCCGACACTCCCGAGGGCCGCGCGGCGCTGCTTCAGAGCCTCAACGTCGGCGTCAAGGACATGTACGCCCGGCTTCCCGCCGACTTCGCCACCCTCCCCAACGCCCCGCTCGAGATCCGCGCGGTACCGGTCGAGATCCAGGATGGCGCGTCGAACGGCTACTACCAGCGAGCCGCGCTCGATGGCTCCCGCTCGGCCATCTACTTCATCAACCTCAAGGATCTCGGCGACTGGCCCAAATTTTCGCTGCCGACCCTGAGCTACCATGAAGGTGTCCCCGGTCATCATCTTCAGATCAGCCTTGCACAGGAGTCGAAGGACATTCCGACCCTGCGCAAACTAGGCTTCTTCTCCGCCTATTCGGAAGGCTGGGCGCTGTACGCCGAGCAGGTCGCTGACGAGCTCGGCGTTTATGCCAACGATCCGCTCGGCAAGGCCGGCTTCCTCCAATCCTATCTGTTTCGCGCGGCGCGACTGGTGGTCGACACCGGGCTTCATTCGAAGCGGTGGAGCCGGGAGCAGGCGACCGACTATATGGTCCAGACAAGCGGCTTCGCGCGCCCGCGCTCGCAGCGCGAAGTCGAACGCTACTGCACGATGATCGGCCAGGCCTGCAGCTACAAGCTCGGCCACATCGCCTGGACCCGCGCTCGCGCCGAGGCTCAAAAGGCGCTCGGCTCGCGGTTCAACATCAAGCAGTTCCACGAAGTACTGAAGGACGGCGCCATGCCGCTCACCATCCTTGAACGGCGGGTTCGGGAACGGACGGCGGCGCTGCAGGCCTGA
- the prsK gene encoding XrtA/PEP-CTERM system histidine kinase PrsK, with protein MSDWLTVGPRVGALVVFWSHALAALLFASLIIWQLVAGARQNGPRLLLAGFALTAVWAWLSAIAPLVMLVAAAETARNLVWVGLLYALSSSSPSASPRDRQQGVRLVYAAVTAVMGMQFIVDLLPAISVDNRTAAVSLTSTILRITGSAGALVLVHNLYGQAAPASRTSIRPVMAALALTWVYDLNLYTIAYLDSGLTGGLFQWRGLAVALTAPLFALGARRGDSWRISLSRAATFQSLSLLAICSYFAIMAILATALRGSGWDWARSAALLLLAGMTLAAMVVLPSSRARAWAKVKVAKHFFEHRYDYRSEWLRFTATLGASEPSAPPLGERMIKAFGDIVDSPGGLLLAANDGGTISVAAMWNWTGESSGAGEEAEDSVFWAAVEGETRIVEFDAHRSRYGSPRDLALPVPAWLVADLEAWVAVPLVHGERLVGLVVLAAPAIRRALDWEDFDLLRTAGRQAASSLAEAHGQQALANAQRFEEFNRRFAFILHDIKNLVSQLSLLSRNAERHAGNAEFQADMVATLKGSVGKMNDLLARLAPAARGVPAQRSPIALRPVLSAAIAAKRRSHDVLLLGDAALWAVGDAVQLEHAVGHLVQNAIDASPTDEPVTVRVGRRSTDVVIDILDHGSGMDPEFIRTRLFQPFASTKENGFGVGAFEARSLVAAMGGRLSVDSRVGKGTRFTITLPIAAEVTAPARLRKTA; from the coding sequence ATGTCGGATTGGCTGACAGTTGGGCCTCGGGTCGGCGCCCTCGTCGTCTTCTGGAGCCATGCGCTCGCGGCGCTGCTGTTCGCGAGCCTGATCATCTGGCAACTGGTTGCAGGAGCCCGCCAGAACGGCCCGCGGCTGCTGCTGGCCGGCTTCGCGCTGACCGCCGTCTGGGCCTGGCTCTCAGCCATCGCTCCGCTCGTCATGCTGGTCGCAGCCGCCGAGACCGCTCGCAATCTCGTCTGGGTCGGTCTTCTTTACGCCCTGTCGAGCAGCAGCCCGTCGGCCAGCCCCCGCGATCGGCAGCAGGGCGTTCGGCTGGTCTACGCGGCCGTGACCGCCGTGATGGGCATGCAGTTCATCGTCGACCTCCTGCCGGCGATCAGCGTCGACAACCGCACCGCCGCCGTTTCGCTCACCTCCACCATCCTGCGCATCACCGGTTCCGCGGGCGCGCTGGTGCTGGTGCACAATCTCTACGGCCAGGCGGCTCCCGCCAGCCGGACAAGCATCCGTCCAGTCATGGCGGCGCTTGCGCTGACCTGGGTCTACGATCTCAACCTCTACACCATTGCCTATCTCGACAGCGGTCTTACCGGCGGGCTGTTCCAGTGGCGCGGGCTCGCGGTCGCACTCACCGCACCGCTCTTCGCGCTGGGTGCGCGGCGGGGCGACAGCTGGCGAATCAGTCTTTCGCGCGCCGCGACCTTCCAGTCCCTCTCGCTGCTCGCCATCTGCTCCTACTTTGCGATCATGGCCATCCTCGCCACCGCGCTGCGAGGCTCCGGGTGGGACTGGGCGCGCAGCGCGGCCCTGCTGCTGCTTGCCGGGATGACGCTCGCGGCGATGGTGGTGCTGCCGAGCAGCCGGGCGCGCGCCTGGGCCAAGGTTAAGGTGGCCAAGCATTTCTTCGAGCATCGCTACGATTATCGCTCGGAGTGGCTCCGCTTCACCGCCACGCTCGGCGCCAGCGAACCGAGCGCTCCGCCGCTCGGGGAGCGGATGATCAAGGCGTTCGGTGATATCGTGGATTCGCCCGGCGGCCTGCTGCTTGCGGCCAACGATGGGGGGACCATTTCCGTCGCCGCCATGTGGAACTGGACGGGGGAGAGCTCGGGGGCCGGCGAGGAAGCGGAGGACAGTGTCTTCTGGGCGGCCGTCGAGGGCGAAACGCGGATCGTCGAGTTCGACGCGCACCGCAGCCGCTACGGCTCCCCGCGCGACCTCGCGCTTCCGGTCCCGGCCTGGCTTGTGGCGGATCTCGAGGCGTGGGTCGCCGTTCCGCTGGTGCACGGCGAGCGACTGGTGGGCCTGGTAGTGCTTGCTGCGCCCGCCATCCGCCGCGCACTGGACTGGGAAGATTTCGACCTGCTTCGCACCGCCGGGCGACAGGCGGCCTCAAGCCTCGCCGAGGCGCATGGCCAGCAGGCGCTCGCCAATGCCCAGCGCTTCGAGGAGTTCAACCGCCGCTTCGCCTTCATCCTCCACGACATCAAGAACCTCGTGAGCCAGCTGTCGCTGCTCAGCCGCAATGCCGAGCGCCACGCCGGCAATGCCGAGTTCCAGGCCGACATGGTTGCTACGCTCAAGGGCTCGGTGGGCAAGATGAACGACCTGCTCGCCCGGCTGGCTCCGGCCGCTCGCGGCGTTCCGGCCCAACGCTCGCCCATTGCGCTTCGTCCGGTCTTGTCCGCGGCGATTGCGGCCAAGCGCCGGAGCCACGACGTGCTGCTGCTCGGCGACGCAGCGCTGTGGGCTGTCGGCGATGCCGTTCAGCTCGAGCATGCCGTCGGCCATCTAGTTCAGAACGCAATCGATGCGTCGCCGACGGACGAGCCGGTCACCGTCCGGGTGGGCCGCCGATCGACCGACGTGGTAATCGACATCCTAGACCATGGCAGCGGGATGGATCCCGAGTTCATCCGCACGCGCCTGTTCCAGCCCTTTGCCTCGACCAAGGAAAACGGCTTTGGCGTTGGCGCCTTCGAGGCCCGTTCGCTGGTCGCTGCGATGGGCGGACGGCTGTCCGTCGACAGTCGTGTCGGCAAAGGCACGCGCTTCACAATCACTCTCCCCATCGCCGCGGAAGTGACCGCCCCGGCGCGCCTCCGGAAGACCGCATGA
- a CDS encoding DUF885 domain-containing protein, with protein MDRRHFLASAGAATAFVGLEAAAAPVRRAARLAGAGQRDAALNALFDRIFNEQVRDHPTYASFLGLDKGPNAALKFKLDTRPATVSRAADLAANRRHLAELNAFDPARLSPMARLNREIVIYDLETNMFGPTHFDFDDAQRPYVLSQQDGAYFSIPDFLNTGHTIDNARDAEAYLARLSQFPAVLDAEAAEQRRQAARGYVAPGWSLDLVLKQMQALRSPAPEQNTMTVSLVTRTRAKNIPGNWQARAAAIVRGQVYPALDRQIAMVRELRGRTPAGDGVWRVPHGDAVYAAALREATTTDYTPDQVHQLGLDQVREIEGQLDPLLRAAGMTQGSVGQRLTALNKSPEQLYPDTDEGRRQLIDSLNAGVRDMEARLPRAFATLPKQPLEIRRVPVEIQEGAPNGYYNPASLDGTRPAIYFINLKSTTDWPKYSLPALTFHEGVPGHHLQGSIAQQSGDLPMLRRNQFYSAYGEGWALYAEQLADELGAYKGIERAGYLQSYLFRAARLVVDTGLNHKRWSREQATDYMVQTTGFARPRTQREVERYCASPGQACSYKIGHLAWNRLRRESQQALGSKFDLRQFHEVLKDGAMPLTILERRVRERTQAQLRSA; from the coding sequence ATGGATCGTCGCCATTTCCTGGCTTCCGCCGGCGCTGCCACCGCCTTCGTCGGGCTGGAGGCCGCGGCCGCTCCGGTGCGCCGTGCCGCGCGACTCGCGGGAGCCGGTCAGCGCGACGCCGCCCTGAATGCGCTGTTCGATCGAATTTTCAACGAGCAGGTCCGCGATCACCCAACCTATGCGTCGTTCCTCGGGCTCGACAAGGGTCCGAACGCCGCGCTCAAGTTCAAGCTCGACACCCGCCCGGCAACCGTCAGCCGGGCCGCCGACCTCGCCGCCAACCGCCGCCACCTCGCCGAGCTCAACGCCTTCGATCCGGCGCGCCTCTCGCCTATGGCGAGGCTCAATCGCGAGATCGTGATCTACGACCTCGAGACCAACATGTTCGGGCCGACCCACTTCGACTTCGACGATGCGCAGCGCCCCTATGTGCTGAGCCAGCAGGACGGCGCCTATTTCTCGATACCCGACTTTCTCAATACCGGCCACACCATCGACAATGCCCGCGATGCCGAGGCCTATCTCGCCCGCCTGTCGCAGTTCCCGGCGGTGCTCGACGCCGAGGCCGCCGAGCAGCGCCGCCAGGCCGCGCGCGGCTATGTCGCGCCCGGCTGGTCGCTCGACCTGGTGCTCAAGCAGATGCAGGCGCTGCGCTCGCCCGCACCCGAGCAGAACACGATGACTGTTTCGCTGGTCACCCGGACCCGCGCCAAGAACATCCCTGGCAACTGGCAGGCGCGCGCGGCGGCGATCGTCCGCGGCCAGGTCTATCCCGCGCTCGACCGACAGATCGCGATGGTGCGCGAGCTGCGCGGCCGGACCCCGGCCGGCGACGGCGTGTGGCGGGTTCCGCACGGCGACGCCGTCTATGCCGCGGCCCTGCGCGAGGCGACCACCACCGACTACACGCCCGACCAGGTCCACCAGCTCGGCCTTGACCAGGTCCGCGAGATCGAGGGCCAGCTCGACCCGCTGCTGCGCGCCGCCGGAATGACGCAGGGCAGCGTCGGCCAGCGGCTGACTGCCCTCAACAAGTCGCCCGAGCAGCTCTACCCCGACACCGACGAGGGTCGCCGCCAGCTGATCGACAGCCTCAACGCCGGGGTCCGCGACATGGAAGCCCGCCTTCCGCGCGCGTTCGCAACCCTGCCCAAGCAGCCGCTGGAGATCCGCCGCGTGCCGGTCGAGATCCAGGAAGGCGCGCCTAACGGCTACTACAATCCGGCCAGCCTCGACGGCACCCGTCCGGCGATCTACTTCATCAACTTGAAGTCGACGACCGACTGGCCGAAATATTCGCTCCCGGCACTGACCTTTCACGAAGGCGTCCCCGGGCACCATCTGCAGGGCAGCATCGCGCAGCAGTCCGGCGACTTGCCGATGCTTCGCCGCAACCAGTTCTACTCCGCCTACGGCGAAGGCTGGGCGCTCTATGCCGAGCAGCTCGCCGACGAGCTCGGCGCCTACAAGGGCATCGAGCGCGCCGGCTATCTCCAATCCTACCTCTTCCGCGCCGCCCGGCTGGTCGTCGACACCGGGCTCAACCACAAGCGCTGGAGCCGGGAGCAGGCGACTGATTACATGGTCCAGACCACCGGCTTTGCCCGTCCCCGCACGCAGCGCGAAGTCGAGCGCTACTGCGCCTCGCCCGGCCAGGCGTGCAGCTACAAGATCGGGCATCTCGCCTGGAACCGCCTCCGCCGTGAATCGCAGCAGGCGCTCGGGTCCAAATTCGACCTCCGCCAGTTCCATGAGGTTCTGAAGGACGGCGCGATGCCGCTTACCATCCTCGAACGCCGGGTCCGCGAGCGCACCCAGGCCCAGCTCCGCTCCGCGTAA
- a CDS encoding iron-containing redox enzyme family protein — translation MATRAFTPTGSQFLTDSFQQSLARWNRTRLAPAFPGPDAAAAIDRNARMKRLEIGFLEELRAEVARRAAEAPTDPTGFIAWFEQLEQEGPGQHDPLFAWIADEASLDELRIYLTQEAAGEAGFDDLVAMTQVRVPDRAKLELARNYWDEMGRGNPKGMHGPMLHFVVETLGLEPEIETTVWESLALANAMTAMAGNRHYAWHSVGALGVIELTAPARSAAVAAGMRRLGLDAKTRRYFDLHAVLDVKHSEEWNKEVIVPLVAEDPRRATAIAEGALMRLTCGQRCFERYRAMLWN, via the coding sequence ATGGCTACACGTGCATTCACGCCGACGGGTTCGCAGTTCCTGACGGACTCGTTCCAGCAATCCCTCGCTCGCTGGAATCGAACTCGCCTTGCTCCCGCCTTCCCCGGTCCGGACGCGGCCGCGGCGATCGACCGCAACGCCAGGATGAAGCGGCTCGAGATCGGCTTCCTCGAGGAACTGCGTGCCGAGGTCGCCCGCCGCGCCGCCGAGGCGCCGACTGACCCCACCGGCTTTATCGCCTGGTTCGAGCAGCTGGAGCAGGAGGGCCCTGGACAGCATGACCCGCTGTTCGCCTGGATCGCCGACGAGGCAAGCCTCGACGAGCTTAGGATATACCTGACCCAAGAGGCTGCCGGCGAGGCCGGGTTCGACGACTTGGTCGCCATGACGCAGGTTCGTGTTCCCGATCGCGCCAAGCTCGAACTGGCTCGCAATTATTGGGACGAGATGGGCCGCGGCAATCCAAAGGGAATGCACGGCCCGATGCTCCACTTCGTGGTCGAGACGCTCGGGCTCGAGCCGGAAATCGAGACGACGGTTTGGGAGAGTCTTGCGCTCGCCAACGCGATGACGGCCATGGCCGGCAACCGTCACTATGCGTGGCACTCGGTCGGCGCTCTCGGGGTCATCGAGCTGACCGCCCCGGCGCGTTCGGCTGCTGTCGCAGCGGGCATGCGCCGCCTCGGCCTGGACGCAAAGACCCGCCGCTACTTCGACCTCCATGCCGTGCTCGACGTGAAGCACAGCGAGGAGTGGAACAAGGAGGTGATCGTTCCGCTGGTCGCGGAGGATCCGCGCCGAGCGACCGCGATCGCCGAGGGCGCACTGATGCGGCTCACCTGCGGCCAGCGCTGCTTCGAGCGTTACCGCGCCATGCTGTGGAACTGA
- the prsR gene encoding PEP-CTERM-box response regulator transcription factor, with translation MTDLQPDLPVLLVVEDDEGLQRQLKWAYDGYRVVLAGDQASALEMLRLHEPAVVTLDLGLPPDPDGTSEGFATLTEILSLKPDCKVIVASGHGARESALKAIALGAYDFYRKPLDIDDLGLIVARAFHLHGIESENRRLEAEGGSGTAVLGTMISGAPEMLKVARTIERVASADVSVMLLGASGTGKELLARAVHEKSPRASGTFVAINCAAIPENLLEAELFGYERGAFTGAVKTVPGKIEQAQGGTLFLDEVGDIPLPLQVKLLRFLQERVIERIGGRQPIAVDTRIVCATHQDLDAMTADGRFREDLYYRLAEIVVAIPSLAERAGDAVLLARHFANRFARDLNPRVAGLSPDALAAVDSYAWPGNVRELENRLKRAVIMADGKLVTAEDLDLPGNRGSGEPAPINLRAAREVADRRAIRQALTRTENNISGAAKLLGISRPTLYDLLKQYQLTA, from the coding sequence ATGACCGACCTCCAGCCCGACCTTCCCGTGTTGCTCGTCGTGGAAGATGACGAAGGCCTGCAGCGCCAGCTGAAATGGGCGTACGACGGCTACCGCGTGGTGCTCGCCGGCGATCAAGCCAGCGCACTCGAGATGCTGCGCCTACACGAGCCTGCGGTGGTAACGCTCGATCTGGGCCTCCCCCCCGACCCGGACGGGACCTCGGAGGGTTTCGCGACCCTCACCGAAATCCTCTCGCTTAAGCCCGACTGCAAGGTGATTGTTGCCTCCGGTCATGGTGCGCGGGAGAGCGCCCTCAAGGCCATCGCGCTCGGCGCCTATGACTTCTATCGCAAGCCGCTCGACATCGACGATCTCGGGCTGATCGTCGCCCGCGCCTTCCATCTGCATGGTATCGAAAGCGAGAACCGGCGGCTCGAGGCGGAAGGAGGCAGCGGGACGGCGGTGCTGGGAACCATGATCTCGGGCGCGCCAGAGATGCTGAAGGTCGCCCGCACGATCGAACGGGTGGCCTCCGCCGACGTTTCGGTCATGCTGCTCGGGGCGAGCGGGACGGGCAAGGAGCTGCTCGCCCGCGCAGTCCACGAGAAGAGCCCGCGGGCGTCGGGCACCTTCGTCGCCATCAACTGCGCCGCAATCCCGGAAAATCTGCTCGAAGCCGAGCTGTTCGGCTACGAACGAGGGGCCTTTACCGGCGCGGTGAAGACCGTTCCTGGCAAGATCGAGCAGGCGCAGGGAGGCACCCTGTTTCTCGACGAGGTCGGTGACATCCCGCTGCCCTTGCAGGTCAAGCTGCTGCGCTTCCTCCAGGAGCGAGTGATCGAGCGGATCGGCGGCCGGCAGCCGATCGCGGTCGACACGCGGATCGTCTGCGCCACGCACCAAGATCTCGACGCGATGACCGCCGACGGCCGTTTTCGTGAGGACCTCTATTACCGCTTGGCGGAGATCGTCGTTGCCATCCCGAGCCTCGCCGAGCGGGCCGGCGACGCAGTCCTACTTGCCCGCCACTTCGCCAATCGATTTGCGCGCGACCTCAACCCGCGGGTCGCTGGCCTCTCGCCCGACGCGCTCGCCGCAGTCGACAGCTATGCCTGGCCCGGCAACGTCCGCGAGCTGGAAAACCGGCTCAAGCGCGCCGTGATCATGGCCGACGGCAAGCTGGTCACCGCCGAGGACCTCGATCTGCCCGGCAATCGCGGCTCGGGAGAGCCTGCGCCGATCAACCTGCGCGCCGCGCGCGAGGTCGCCGATCGCCGCGCCATCCGCCAGGCTCTGACCCGGACCGAAAACAACATCTCCGGCGCAGCCAAGCTGCTCGGGATCAGCCGGCCGACCCTCTACGACCTTCTCAAGCAGTATCAGCTGACCGCCTGA